One Lacunisphaera limnophila DNA window includes the following coding sequences:
- a CDS encoding polysaccharide biosynthesis protein: protein MKAFLSGIGLRFWVTVCAYVAVLTVSFYLAYELRFDFALPAEFQVERLRLLPYAVAVKFLGLVLLRQMGSMLRYFSIPDLIRVTTAMAVSSALLIAPRLLGQADYVFPRGVLLIDLLLSVVGLCAFRIGLRVYQERGIAGQAGAGHRVQEIVIVGAGDTGASLAKELLSKPARGLKPVAFLDDDPDKRGRLVHGIPVLGRPDDFSRDRFPEVHTVVVAMPSAAQRRVKEIVLRLVQLGCKVEIIPAIEDLASGRAKASHLRAVEVEDLLGRDAVSLDTTAIRRFVENKVVMVTGAGGSIGAELCRQIARLNPQRLLMVEQSEVSLFQIEQEMNELGMGAISTPLVGSILDQVRMNDIFSRFRPQVVFHAAAHKHVYMMERQPSEAVRNNSIGTRLLGEIAAAFKTEAFVLISTDKAINPTNVMGASKRLAEIHLQALQARLLKAEAGAQRAEVMTVQSAPVTREAGFAVAAKSGPRREPVRAGSGDLGPAGEAVSTKFMAVRFGNVLGSSGSVVPIFRKQIAAGGPVTVTHPDVTRYFMTIPEAVGLVMQAAVMGKGGEIFVLDMGQPVKIADLARQMIELSGLAVGDDIEIKFTGLKPGEKLYEELQHQDERHLPTEHPRVMRFVPSGDATAASAQAIDQLEPILYTVSPNPIKEQIKSIIPEYTPYLE from the coding sequence ATGAAAGCGTTTCTCAGCGGTATAGGTCTGCGCTTCTGGGTGACGGTTTGCGCCTACGTGGCAGTGCTCACTGTATCCTTCTACCTGGCCTATGAGCTGCGCTTTGATTTTGCCTTGCCGGCGGAATTCCAGGTGGAGCGACTGCGATTGCTCCCCTACGCAGTGGCGGTGAAATTTCTGGGCCTGGTCCTGCTCCGGCAGATGGGCAGCATGCTGCGTTACTTCAGCATCCCGGATTTGATCCGCGTCACCACGGCGATGGCGGTGAGCAGCGCCCTCTTGATTGCCCCGCGCTTGCTCGGCCAGGCCGATTACGTGTTTCCGCGGGGCGTGCTCTTGATCGACCTGCTGCTGAGCGTGGTGGGGCTCTGTGCCTTCCGGATCGGACTGCGGGTTTATCAGGAACGAGGCATTGCGGGGCAAGCGGGCGCGGGTCACCGCGTCCAGGAAATCGTCATCGTCGGAGCCGGCGACACCGGGGCGTCCCTGGCCAAGGAGCTCCTCTCCAAGCCGGCGCGCGGTCTGAAGCCCGTGGCCTTTCTGGACGACGACCCGGACAAGCGGGGGCGCTTGGTGCACGGCATCCCCGTGCTCGGTCGACCGGATGATTTCAGCCGCGACCGGTTTCCGGAAGTCCACACCGTGGTCGTGGCCATGCCCTCCGCAGCGCAGCGGCGGGTGAAGGAGATCGTGCTCCGGCTCGTGCAACTTGGCTGCAAGGTGGAGATCATTCCCGCCATCGAGGACCTCGCTTCAGGTCGGGCCAAGGCGAGCCACCTCCGGGCGGTTGAGGTGGAGGATCTGTTGGGGCGCGACGCGGTCTCGCTTGATACCACTGCGATCCGCCGGTTTGTGGAGAATAAGGTCGTCATGGTCACCGGAGCCGGCGGGAGCATCGGCGCCGAGTTGTGCCGCCAGATCGCCCGGCTGAATCCCCAGCGGTTGCTCATGGTGGAGCAATCGGAGGTCAGCCTTTTCCAGATTGAGCAGGAAATGAACGAACTCGGCATGGGTGCGATCTCCACCCCCCTGGTAGGCAGCATCCTCGATCAGGTCCGCATGAACGACATCTTTTCCCGCTTTCGTCCCCAGGTGGTCTTCCACGCCGCAGCCCACAAGCATGTCTACATGATGGAGCGGCAGCCCTCGGAAGCCGTCCGGAACAACAGCATCGGCACCCGCCTGCTGGGTGAGATCGCCGCGGCCTTCAAGACGGAGGCCTTTGTCCTGATATCCACCGACAAGGCCATCAATCCCACCAATGTCATGGGCGCGAGCAAGCGGCTGGCAGAAATCCATCTTCAGGCCCTGCAAGCCCGGTTGCTGAAGGCGGAGGCCGGGGCACAGCGGGCGGAGGTGATGACCGTCCAATCGGCGCCCGTCACACGCGAGGCCGGGTTCGCCGTCGCGGCCAAATCAGGCCCGAGGCGGGAGCCGGTTCGTGCCGGCAGCGGTGATCTGGGCCCGGCCGGTGAAGCGGTCTCAACCAAGTTCATGGCCGTGCGCTTCGGGAATGTGCTCGGTTCTTCGGGCAGCGTGGTGCCCATTTTTAGAAAGCAGATAGCCGCCGGGGGGCCGGTCACGGTCACGCATCCCGATGTCACCCGATATTTCATGACGATCCCCGAAGCGGTTGGACTGGTCATGCAGGCTGCGGTCATGGGCAAGGGCGGGGAGATCTTCGTCCTGGATATGGGGCAACCGGTCAAAATTGCGGATCTGGCCAGACAGATGATCGAGCTGAGTGGTCTCGCCGTCGGTGATGATATCGAAATCAAGTTCACCGGGCTGAAGCCCGGGGAGAAATTATACGAGGAATTGCAGCATCAGGACGAACGGCATCTGCCGACCGAGCACCCGCGGGTCATGCGTTTTGTTCCCAGCGGCGACGCCACAGCCGCCAGCGCCCAGGCCATCGATCAACTCGAGCCGATCCTCTACACGGTCAGCCCCAATCCGATCAAGGAGCAGATCAAGAGCATCATCCCCGAATATACTCCCTATTTGGAGTAG
- a CDS encoding ABC transporter permease: MLSRLPASVTSLWQHRELLRQFTLRNVELRHKGSHLGLIWSFLNPLLLLGLYVLVFGYIFGGRFKPADVAESRVEYALVIFLGLAIHHFIAEVLAVAPSLILNSPNFVKKVVFPLEILPAACVGSAALHFLITLGLVLIGALLTGVPLHAGVLWLPVLLLPVLLAAYGLALGLGALGVFWRDVAQIVQFASLVLLFASAVFYPLAKIPPDAWVFLKFNPLLLTIEAARGLVFWDRPLNLRHLGYLYAFGTVACLLGATLFQRLRGGFADVL; this comes from the coding sequence ATGCTCAGCCGCCTCCCCGCCTCTGTCACCAGCCTGTGGCAGCATCGCGAACTCCTGCGGCAGTTCACCCTGCGCAACGTCGAACTGCGCCACAAAGGCAGCCATCTGGGCCTCATCTGGTCGTTTCTGAATCCTTTGCTGCTGCTCGGCCTGTATGTGTTGGTCTTTGGTTATATCTTCGGCGGCCGGTTCAAGCCGGCAGACGTGGCCGAATCGCGGGTGGAATACGCGTTGGTCATCTTCCTCGGCCTCGCGATCCATCATTTCATCGCGGAAGTGCTGGCCGTGGCCCCCAGCCTGATCCTCAACAGCCCCAATTTCGTCAAGAAGGTGGTTTTCCCGCTGGAGATCCTGCCCGCCGCCTGCGTGGGTTCGGCCGCCCTGCACTTCCTGATTACCCTGGGCCTCGTGCTGATCGGTGCGCTCCTCACCGGGGTGCCCCTGCACGCCGGCGTGCTCTGGCTGCCGGTGCTGCTCCTGCCGGTGCTGCTGGCCGCCTACGGCCTCGCCCTGGGACTGGGTGCACTGGGGGTCTTCTGGCGCGACGTCGCGCAGATTGTCCAGTTCGCCTCCCTCGTCCTGCTCTTCGCCAGCGCGGTGTTTTACCCCTTGGCCAAAATCCCGCCGGATGCCTGGGTTTTCCTCAAGTTCAACCCGCTGTTACTGACGATCGAAGCCGCGCGCGGCCTGGTCTTCTGGGACCGGCCGCTGAACCTGCGGCACTTGGGATACCTCTACGCGTTCGGCACGGTTGCCTGCCTGCTCGGGGCCACCCTCTTCCAGCGCCTGCGGGGCGGCTTCGCGGACGTGCTTTAG
- a CDS encoding TolC family protein, whose translation MHAQDVVTPEMVLPQLDAILKRAVAQSPRMISRAVDLEIAENDLIASRAGLLPSVGGNYSFNKARDKRGDLAGRLDVDKVYYNFSLNQPLFHWGERRNSARIGQIRETIAQGQYRDGYRLYAQELRSLYFSMILGKLRAKRAAFQLEYNNRLLQQGEERLAKKVISEALIFGIRIEAERAAISAERAIFDYENIKASFSRLTGEPAPSDESIPDSIPALPPQTTGIQNVLASYLAQAEIPSVEAVNFRHSLAIEKLNLANQKTRLRPKFNLVLGISQDEQSYSLNVAQKYQVNSQYVGISANWTVFDGFSARSGVRSALAKIRQLEGDYKVLSDRIAQQAQTQARLAGFHARYASINDRLLDSSQNNLISVKEQFARGVIAQEDVSVVQLGLFDHQINAYSTRADYYSQVSEFLGTVAQDPVLANLPLNK comes from the coding sequence ATGCACGCACAGGACGTGGTGACGCCGGAAATGGTCCTGCCCCAGCTGGATGCGATCCTGAAGCGAGCCGTCGCCCAGTCGCCGCGCATGATCAGCCGCGCGGTGGACCTCGAAATCGCCGAAAATGACTTGATTGCGTCTCGCGCCGGCCTGTTGCCCTCCGTGGGCGGCAACTATTCCTTCAACAAGGCCCGGGACAAGCGGGGTGACCTCGCCGGCCGGCTGGATGTGGACAAGGTTTACTACAACTTCTCCCTGAACCAGCCCCTGTTCCACTGGGGCGAACGCCGCAACTCCGCCCGCATCGGCCAGATCCGCGAGACCATCGCCCAAGGCCAGTACCGGGACGGCTACCGGCTCTACGCGCAGGAATTGCGCAGCCTCTATTTTTCGATGATCCTCGGCAAACTGCGCGCCAAGCGGGCCGCGTTCCAGCTCGAGTACAACAACCGCCTGCTCCAGCAGGGCGAGGAACGCCTCGCCAAGAAGGTGATCTCCGAGGCCCTGATCTTCGGCATCCGCATCGAGGCGGAGCGGGCTGCCATCAGCGCCGAGCGCGCGATCTTCGACTATGAAAACATCAAGGCCTCCTTCAGCCGCCTGACCGGCGAGCCGGCGCCCAGCGATGAGTCGATCCCTGATTCCATCCCCGCGCTCCCGCCCCAAACGACCGGGATTCAGAACGTGCTGGCCAGCTATCTGGCCCAGGCGGAAATCCCCTCGGTCGAGGCGGTGAACTTCCGGCATTCCCTGGCCATTGAAAAACTGAATCTCGCCAACCAGAAGACCCGCCTGCGCCCCAAGTTCAACCTGGTGCTCGGTATCTCCCAGGACGAGCAGAGCTACAGCCTCAATGTCGCCCAGAAATACCAGGTGAACTCCCAGTACGTCGGCATCTCCGCCAACTGGACCGTGTTCGATGGTTTCAGCGCGCGCTCCGGGGTGCGCAGCGCCCTCGCCAAAATCCGCCAGCTCGAGGGTGATTACAAGGTCCTCAGCGACCGCATCGCTCAGCAGGCCCAGACGCAGGCCCGGCTGGCCGGCTTCCACGCCCGCTACGCCTCCATCAACGACCGCCTCCTGGATTCCAGCCAGAACAACCTCATTTCCGTGAAGGAACAGTTTGCCCGTGGCGTCATTGCCCAGGAGGACGTCAGCGTCGTGCAACTCGGGCTTTTCGACCACCAGATCAACGCCTACTCGACCCGGGCCGACTACTACAGCCAGGTGTCTGAATTCCTCGGCACCGTGGCCCAGGATCCGGTGCTCGCCAACCTGCCCCTCAACAAATGA
- a CDS encoding efflux RND transporter periplasmic adaptor subunit → MSTPAAPTSRRWLWRALVLGAVAAGLWYVFSVVLRPVAVVAAAKPGRAINAVPGSVEVKAEYLMELKSEVGGRIVASVLDPGRPVAKDEVLVQLDTGDADLEIERITNEVAAARRRQEVGSTLRAEVENKRDSLAEMERAVKAGAKPLADFEKEQRLYQQLVQRMDLDEVNLRLALENFENALRAKQREKAKMTIVAPTDGVISEVSLAARVGDLIGRDNVIATLISSSRAVEAKISEENFAGLKLGQKASVRFLGYGNKSFPATITKILPTANPETQRYTVHLAVDLEVDKLVPGLTGEVTIVIGQREGAAVIPRRALRGSEVFVVTDGRIELRKVELGYVSNTDVEILSGLALGDLVIVEELDLYRPGSRVRTKLLQ, encoded by the coding sequence ATGAGCACGCCTGCCGCCCCAACCAGCCGCCGGTGGCTCTGGCGCGCCCTCGTGCTCGGCGCCGTCGCCGCCGGTCTCTGGTATGTTTTCTCTGTCGTGCTCCGCCCCGTCGCGGTCGTCGCCGCGGCCAAGCCGGGCCGGGCCATCAACGCCGTGCCCGGCAGCGTCGAGGTCAAGGCCGAGTACCTCATGGAGCTCAAGAGCGAGGTCGGCGGTCGCATCGTCGCCTCCGTCCTCGACCCGGGTCGCCCCGTGGCGAAGGACGAGGTCCTCGTCCAGCTCGACACCGGTGACGCCGACCTCGAGATCGAGCGCATCACCAACGAGGTCGCCGCCGCCCGCCGCCGCCAGGAAGTCGGCTCGACCCTCCGCGCCGAGGTCGAGAACAAGCGCGACAGCCTCGCCGAGATGGAGCGCGCCGTGAAGGCCGGCGCCAAGCCGCTCGCCGATTTTGAGAAGGAGCAGCGCCTCTACCAGCAGCTCGTCCAGCGCATGGACCTTGACGAGGTCAATCTGCGCCTGGCCCTCGAGAATTTTGAGAACGCCCTCCGCGCCAAGCAGCGCGAGAAGGCCAAGATGACCATCGTGGCCCCCACCGACGGCGTGATCTCTGAGGTCAGCCTCGCCGCCCGCGTCGGCGACCTCATCGGCCGCGACAACGTCATCGCCACGCTCATCTCCAGCAGCCGCGCCGTCGAGGCCAAGATCAGCGAGGAAAACTTCGCCGGCCTCAAGCTGGGCCAGAAGGCCTCGGTCCGCTTCCTCGGCTATGGCAACAAGAGCTTCCCCGCCACCATCACCAAGATCCTGCCGACGGCCAACCCCGAGACCCAGCGCTACACCGTGCATCTGGCAGTCGACCTGGAGGTCGACAAACTCGTGCCCGGCCTCACGGGCGAGGTCACCATCGTGATCGGCCAGCGCGAGGGCGCAGCCGTCATCCCCCGCCGCGCGCTCCGCGGCAGCGAGGTTTTTGTCGTGACCGACGGCCGCATCGAGCTGCGCAAGGTCGAGCTCGGCTACGTCTCCAACACCGACGTCGAAATCCTCTCTGGCCTCGCGCTCGGCGACCTCGTCATCGTGGAGGAGCTGGATCTTTACCGCCCGGGCAGCCGCGTGCGGACGAAGCTGCTCCAGTAA
- a CDS encoding ABC transporter permease, which translates to MSPTLRIAFRFLTAKKRAMLMSLSCIVLGVGLFVVTQATTSGFEDFFIKTILGTNGAIRIEDKFQDTLRSMEAGGDGSGSTFQIRQKEGRKYIEGVEEPKLLIDALRAFRNVSGISEVVTGGAVLRSAFKSDSVKIYGIVFDNHILVSQLGQQIIQGQPEDFRKAATGALIGKDIADRLQLATGDSFIIEAAGQARRYRVSGIYQTGVSDIDKERVYLHLPEARSQLKKTTGASFIQVSLYDHNRAKEDAAQMEEVLRHSARSWQVREKSWLETFRALGVSSAITVSVFSLIAGLAMFNTLAMIVMEKTKEIAILRSMGYTREDISQIFLWQAGIVLGIGSVIGCIVGASLTYAVSRIPLSITGIFRTDHFIVAPSPWHYVAAVLTAVVMVMVASLVPARRAARLEPGDIIRGTST; encoded by the coding sequence ATGTCCCCGACGCTGCGCATCGCCTTCCGGTTCCTCACGGCCAAGAAACGGGCCATGCTGATGAGCCTCTCCTGCATCGTGCTGGGGGTCGGCCTCTTCGTCGTCACCCAGGCCACCACCAGCGGCTTCGAGGATTTCTTCATCAAGACCATCCTCGGCACGAACGGGGCGATCCGCATCGAGGACAAGTTCCAGGACACCCTGCGTTCCATGGAGGCCGGCGGCGACGGCAGCGGGTCAACCTTTCAGATCCGGCAGAAGGAAGGCCGCAAGTACATCGAGGGCGTGGAAGAGCCGAAGCTGCTCATCGACGCCCTGCGCGCCTTCCGCAACGTCTCCGGCATCTCGGAGGTCGTCACCGGCGGGGCCGTCCTGCGCAGCGCCTTCAAGAGCGACTCGGTCAAGATCTACGGCATCGTGTTCGACAACCACATCCTGGTCTCCCAACTCGGCCAACAGATCATCCAGGGCCAGCCCGAGGACTTCCGCAAGGCCGCGACCGGCGCGCTCATCGGCAAGGACATCGCCGACCGCCTCCAACTCGCAACGGGCGACTCCTTCATCATCGAGGCCGCCGGCCAGGCCCGGCGCTACCGGGTCTCCGGCATCTACCAGACTGGCGTAAGCGACATCGACAAGGAGCGCGTCTACTTGCACCTCCCCGAAGCCCGCTCTCAGCTCAAGAAGACGACCGGCGCCAGTTTCATCCAGGTCAGCCTCTACGACCACAACCGCGCGAAGGAAGACGCGGCCCAGATGGAGGAGGTCCTGCGCCACAGTGCCCGCAGCTGGCAGGTGCGCGAAAAAAGCTGGCTCGAAACCTTCCGCGCCCTCGGCGTCTCGTCCGCCATCACGGTCTCAGTTTTCTCGCTGATCGCCGGTCTGGCCATGTTTAACACCCTGGCCATGATCGTGATGGAGAAAACCAAGGAAATCGCGATCCTGCGCTCCATGGGCTACACCCGGGAGGATATCTCCCAGATATTCCTGTGGCAGGCCGGCATCGTCCTCGGCATCGGTTCCGTGATCGGTTGCATCGTCGGCGCCAGCCTCACCTACGCGGTGTCGCGGATCCCGCTGTCGATCACGGGCATTTTCCGGACGGACCACTTCATCGTAGCGCCATCACCCTGGCATTACGTGGCGGCGGTCCTGACCGCGGTCGTCATGGTGATGGTGGCCTCGCTCGTCCCGGCCCGCCGCGCGGCGCGCCTGGAGCCGGGTGACATCATCCGGGGGACCTCGACATGA
- a CDS encoding ABC transporter ATP-binding protein → MSAPTQPHTGLALRCEKLHRYLGQGEGRVHVLRGVSFEAKRGHVTAIVGPSGCGKSTLLYLLGLLDQPDGGSIWIRDRLMSNSGDLDRTAARGEHIGFVFQFHFLMQEFSALDNVMMPMRKLGRLSEPEMEARARSLLGDVGLGEKAHRLGTQLSGGEQQRVAIARALANQPAIILADEPTGNLDVRNSGLIFDLLTRLAKENGQAVVLVTHNPDIANRCDEIKPMRDGEFVV, encoded by the coding sequence ATGAGCGCACCCACGCAACCGCACACCGGTCTCGCCCTGCGCTGCGAGAAACTCCACCGCTACCTCGGGCAGGGGGAGGGGAGAGTACACGTCCTCCGCGGGGTGTCCTTCGAGGCCAAGCGCGGGCATGTCACGGCCATCGTCGGCCCTTCCGGCTGCGGCAAGAGCACGCTCCTCTACCTGCTGGGTTTGCTCGACCAGCCCGATGGCGGCTCCATCTGGATTCGCGACCGGCTGATGTCCAACAGCGGCGACCTGGATCGCACCGCCGCGCGCGGCGAGCACATCGGGTTTGTCTTCCAGTTTCACTTCCTGATGCAGGAGTTCTCGGCCCTCGACAACGTGATGATGCCCATGCGCAAGCTGGGCCGCCTGTCCGAGCCCGAGATGGAGGCCCGCGCCCGCAGTTTGCTCGGCGATGTCGGCCTGGGCGAAAAGGCCCACCGCCTCGGCACCCAGCTCTCCGGCGGTGAGCAGCAGCGCGTGGCCATCGCCCGGGCGCTGGCCAACCAGCCGGCCATCATCCTGGCCGATGAGCCCACCGGTAACCTCGACGTCCGCAATTCCGGCCTGATTTTCGACCTCCTGACCCGGCTGGCCAAGGAAAACGGCCAGGCCGTGGTCCTGGTGACCCACAATCCCGACATCGCCAACCGCTGCGATGAGATCAAGCCGATGCGGGACGGCGAATTTGTCGTCTGA
- a CDS encoding cytochrome c3 family protein, with the protein MSKIFPKSANALPLQILIFLGILGGVAAAGITYYATPAYLRVGYAPVQPVPFDHSLHAGQLGLDCRYCHTSVEKSGTSSVPAAQTCMNCHSAIKAQSPLLEPVRQSYQTGDPVPWVKIHATPDYVYFNHSVHVNRGVSCVECHGKVNEMQVVQHDQPHSMSWCLDCHRDPAARVRAPEDVFNLDSLRLADQGPEGLKKAKDFVEHAKIMPPQSCSGCHR; encoded by the coding sequence ATGTCCAAGATCTTCCCGAAATCCGCCAACGCGCTGCCCCTGCAGATCCTGATTTTCCTCGGTATCCTGGGTGGTGTCGCGGCGGCAGGCATCACCTACTACGCCACTCCGGCCTATCTGCGCGTCGGCTACGCCCCGGTTCAGCCGGTGCCGTTCGACCACAGCCTGCACGCCGGCCAGCTCGGCCTCGACTGCCGTTACTGCCACACTTCCGTCGAGAAGTCCGGCACCTCCAGCGTCCCCGCGGCCCAGACCTGCATGAATTGCCACAGCGCGATCAAGGCCCAGAGCCCGCTGCTGGAGCCCGTCCGCCAGAGCTACCAGACCGGCGACCCGGTGCCGTGGGTCAAGATCCACGCCACGCCCGACTACGTCTACTTCAACCACTCCGTCCACGTGAACCGCGGCGTCAGCTGCGTCGAGTGCCACGGCAAGGTGAATGAGATGCAGGTCGTCCAGCATGACCAGCCGCACAGCATGAGCTGGTGTCTGGACTGCCACCGCGACCCCGCCGCCCGCGTCCGCGCCCCCGAGGACGTCTTCAATCTCGATTCCCTCCGTTTGGCCGACCAAGGCCCCGAGGGACTTAAGAAAGCCAAGGATTTCGTCGAACACGCCAAGATCATGCCGCCGCAGAGCTGCTCCGGTTGCCATCGCTGA